A genomic stretch from Cydia amplana chromosome 1, ilCydAmpl1.1, whole genome shotgun sequence includes:
- the LOC134652111 gene encoding uncharacterized protein LOC134652111, with protein MDLKNLKKTRASFKSKLTIFKSYLEPLLSCQTLNNLQNHELNTRFNKIQDMYNDFDSVQTDIENLTEIPGDEHTERENFETSYFGALAAAQELLSKHAAAGAASAAPEDNLVTGRTLTMIPAPLVQDSPIHTLARYQRIDALKAHFWNRYYKEFISELQVRNKWRRNEGQLKLGEMVLVKDDRLPPSRWLLGRVAAVYPGDDGVSRVADVTTTTGTLRRAYNRLCPLPLTLDQDGPRGPAC; from the exons ATGGatttaaaaaatctcaaaaaaacaCGTGCTTCTTTCAAATCAAAGCTTACCatatttaaatcatatttagAGCCTCTTTTGTCTTGCCAGACGCTAAATAATTTGCAAAATCATGAGCTAAATACTAGATTCAACAAAATCCAAGATATGTACAATGATTTTGATTCAGTTCAAACTGACATCGAAAATTTAACGGAAATTCCAGGTGACGAGCACACAGAACGGGAAAATTTCGAGACAAGCTACTTCGGCGCCTTGGCTGCCGCACAGGAGCTGCTCAGCAAGCACGCCGCGGCTGGTGCTGCCTCTGCGGCGCCGGAGGACAATCTGGTAACGG GACGAACGCTCACTATGATACCTGCTCCCTTGGTGCAAGACTCGCCGATACATACCCTCGCGAGATATCAGAGAATAGATGCGCTAAAAGCGCATTTTTGGAATCGGTATTATAAGGAATTCATTTCAGAACTGCAGGTCCGAAACAAATGGCGCAGGAATGAAGGCCAGCTGAAGCTCGGCGAGATGGTTCTCGTCAAAGACGACCGCTTGCCCCCCAGCAGATGGCTGCTCGGGCGAGTCGCCGCAGTCTACCCGGGCGACGACGGAGTCAGCCGCGTCGCTGACGTCACCACCACCACAGGGACGCTGAGGAGGGCCTACAACAGGCTCTGCCCGCTCCCACTGACATTGGACCAGGATGGTCCAAGGGGGCCAGCTTGTTAG